In Candidatus Dependentiae bacterium, a single genomic region encodes these proteins:
- a CDS encoding pyridoxal phosphate-dependent aminotransferase, giving the protein MLEIPLSGIKKIEEIAKSSNEYISLSQGALRIGGIPGKIKEYAQTLMATDKTDYYDSCWGLKILREKLANFLSARYMTDVRVNNIIPTHGCIGGLSLLYLSILNPGDEVIVPEPAYPAYDILTQASRAQAVHVSMLKSQPHDNEMWELDVEKIKAATTDKTKIIIFSNPWNPLGIIVPQKTILELVAWCEQKKIFLIVDEAYSDYAFDELLTSIVPLVMKSDWVISANTFSKNFGMSGWRVGYLVVPERLNKALAGMQDALLNCLNNVSQHAAMYALDHQEIVQHFHTLVRYNRDMTMRMLTPLVEQGIISVQKPVGGFFAFFKTQEAHATDLCMNIVNNAKVTLVPGNSFGPSGDSFLRLCYARDTELLEKGLNRLVNFLGK; this is encoded by the coding sequence ATGCTTGAGATTCCACTCTCCGGTATCAAAAAAATTGAAGAAATTGCCAAAAGCAGCAATGAATATATTTCACTTTCTCAAGGTGCTTTACGGATTGGCGGCATTCCTGGAAAAATTAAAGAGTATGCGCAAACGCTCATGGCAACCGACAAGACCGACTATTACGACAGCTGCTGGGGTCTTAAAATTTTACGCGAAAAGTTAGCAAATTTTCTTTCAGCTCGTTACATGACCGATGTTCGTGTCAACAACATCATTCCAACCCATGGTTGCATTGGCGGACTTTCGCTTTTGTACCTGAGCATTTTGAACCCTGGCGATGAGGTCATTGTTCCTGAACCGGCATACCCAGCATATGATATTTTAACCCAAGCAAGCCGAGCACAAGCGGTCCATGTTTCTATGCTGAAATCACAACCTCACGATAATGAGATGTGGGAACTTGATGTTGAAAAAATAAAAGCGGCAACAACCGATAAAACTAAAATCATCATCTTTTCCAACCCTTGGAACCCCCTGGGAATTATTGTTCCACAAAAAACTATTCTCGAACTGGTTGCATGGTGCGAACAAAAAAAGATCTTTTTAATTGTTGATGAAGCATACAGCGATTATGCTTTTGATGAACTCCTCACCTCAATCGTCCCACTCGTTATGAAATCGGACTGGGTGATTAGCGCAAACACTTTCTCAAAAAATTTTGGCATGAGCGGCTGGCGCGTTGGCTACCTGGTTGTTCCTGAACGGCTGAATAAAGCACTGGCTGGTATGCAAGATGCTCTTTTGAACTGCTTGAACAATGTCTCGCAACATGCTGCAATGTACGCCCTTGACCATCAAGAAATTGTGCAACATTTTCATACGCTCGTTCGCTACAATCGAGATATGACCATGCGCATGCTTACTCCACTTGTTGAGCAAGGCATTATTTCTGTCCAAAAGCCTGTTGGTGGATTTTTTGCATTTTTTAAAACGCAAGAAGCTCATGCAACCGATTTATGCATGAACATTGTGAATAATGCTAAGGTTACGCTTGTTCCTGGAAATTCATTTGGTCCATCGGGTGATTCGTTTTTAAGGTTATGTTATGCTCGTGACACAGAGCTATTGGAAAAGGGCTTGAATCGTTTGGTAAATTTTTTAGGTAAATAA